GTGGTGGGCTTCCCGCTCCCGGGGCGGGACGCGCTGCGGGACGCGAGGACGAGGGCCCTGACCCAGGCGCCCCCGCTGGCGCTGTCCCCGCCGGTACGCCTGGACGTGGTGAGCACGCCCGGCCCGCCCGGCACCGGCAGCGTCCTGTTGCTGACCATCAACCACACCGCCCTCGACGGCCCCGCATGCCTCCGCGTCGTCGCCACCGCCGCGGAGCTGTACGGCGGCAGGGACAACTCCCCCGCAGCCCCGCCCCTGCGCACGGCCCGCCCCGAACCACCCACCGGGACCACCCCGTCCACCTGGTCCCGGCCCGCCCGAGTGGCCCCCGGCACCCCGGACCCCTCGCCCGGCAACGGCCTCATCGTCTCCGACCTCGCCGTCCCCCACCGCCCGCGGGGCGCCCCCTACACGGTCAACGACCAGCTGATGGTGGCCACCGCCCTCACCCTCGCGCGCTGGAACCGGGAACACGGCGGCGCCTCTCCCCGCCCGGTGCGCATCACCATGCCCGTGGACGACCGCCCTCGCGACACGACCATGCCCATCGGCAACGGCACCCGCCTCGTGGAAGTCCCGTTCGCCCCCGGGGAACTGGCCGGCCACGACCGCGACATGCCCGCCCTGCTGCACCGCACCGCCGTCCGCACCCGGGCCCTGAAGTCCCTGCCCCGGCCGCAACTCGGCCACGGGGCCGCCTTCCTGACCGCCCCGGTCCTCCCCGTCCCCTGGCGTGCCGCCCTCACCCGCGGCCTGCGCCGGGCCGCCGCGCCCTGGACGTCCACCACGCTCCTGAGCAACATCGGCCGGAACCCCTACCCCCTGGACTTCGGCGCGGAGGCCGGCCGCGCGCACGCGGTCTGGTTCTCGGCCCCCGCCCGCATGCCCCGCGGCCTGACGTTCACGACCGCGTCCACCGCGGGCCGTCTCCACCTGGCCCTGCGCTGGTCGCGCAGCCTCCTGGGACCGGGCGACGGCGCCCGTCTGCGGGACCTGTTCGAGCAGTACCTGCACATGACGGAGGTGCCCCGATGACCACCGCCGCACCTCCCGGGGACCTCCGCGACTTCTACGAGAACCCCGGCGTCCCGGTCGCCTCCGGCACCCCCCGCAGTCTCCGCCAGGCCCGTATGCTCGCCACCGCCCTCGGCGCGAGCGGCACGCCGAGCCTCGTCCTGGACATCGGCTGCGGCGACGGCACCGCCGCCGCCACCGCCGCACCGCTGCTGCCCGGCCACCGCATCGTCGGCGTCGACTGGTCCCAGGACGCCCTCACCCGGGCCCGCTCCCGTCTGTCGTACGCCGTCCGCGGTGAACTCACCGGCGGCGGCCTGCCGTTGCGCACCGGCGTCGCCGACGCCGTCCTGTTCAGCGAGGTCGTCGAGCACCTGGTCGACCCGGACGCCGCCCTCGAGGAGATCCGCCGCGTCCTGCGCCCCGGCGGCCACCTGATGCTCTCCACCCCCAACCTCGCCGCCTGGTACAACCGCGGCCTGCTGCTCGCCGGCGTCCAGCCCGTCTTCTCCGAGGTGAGCCTGCGCGCGGTCCACGGCCGTCCCGGCCGGGAGGTCGTGGGGCATCTGCGGCTGTACACGGCCCGCGCGCTGCGGGAGTTCGTCGCGGCGGCCGGCTTCGAGGTCGTACGGCTGGAAGGGGCGCCCTTCCACGGCGTACCGCGTCCGCTGCGGGCGCTGGACCGGCTCGCCTGTGCCCGGCCGCCCCTGGCCTCGATCCTGCTGCTGCACGCGCGAAGGACGTAGGCCGTGTGGTGGGGAGTGGCCGCGGCCCTGCTGGCGAACGTGCTGTACAGCAGCGGGTTCGTGCTGGAGAAGCGGGCTCTGGCCATGCTGCCCGAGGTTTCCGTCCGCCGTCCGGGCCGCCTGCTGCGCCTGGTGCTCGGCAGCCCGCTGTGGATCGGCGGCTCGCTCGCCCTCGCGGCCGGTTTCGCCGCCCAGCTCGTCGTCTACCGCACCCTGCCGATCGCCGCCGCGCAGGGCATCTTCGTGTCCGGGCTCGTCCTGCTGGTGCTGCTCTCCGCGCGGCTGCTGGGCGAGCGGACCAGCGGGCGCGAGCGGTACGCGCTCGCCGCGATCCTGGCCGCGCTGCTGATGGTCGTCCTGTCCCTGGACGAAGGCACGGACACCGTCGGCCACGGCGCCCCCCACCCGCTGGTCCTGCTGCTGTGCGTGCCGTCGCTGGCCTGCGGCGTCTGGCTGTACCGCGCGGCCGAGCGGCGCGCGGCGCGCCGGCACCGGATGCCGACGGCGGGCGTCGAGTACGGGGTGGCGGTGGGCCTGCTCTACGGGGTCAGCTCGCTCGCCGTCAAGGGCGTCTCCGGTTACTGGCCGGCCGGTGACGTCGGCGGCGCACTGCTCGGCGTGCTGCGCTCCCCGTACCCGTACCTGCTGCTGTTCACCGGCGCGTTCGGCCTGGTCATGTCGCAGGCCGCGCTGCAGCGCTGCCGGGCCTCGCTGATCGTGCCGGTGTGCACGACGGTGACGTGCCTGTACACGGCGGTGCTCGGCACGCTGTCGTTCGGCGAGGCGCTGCCGGACGACCCGCCGCGGCTCGCCCTGCGGCTGGCGGGCACGGCGCTGGCGGTCGCCGTGCTGCTGGCCATGCCGAAGCACGACGACGCTCCCCGACCCCCCGCACCCGCCAAGGAGTTGACCCCGCCATGAGCTCCTCCCCGAGCCCGGACGACCGGCTCTTCCTGAGCATCCTCGCGTGTCCGCTCGACAAGGGCCCGCTGCATCTGGTGCCGCCGGACGGGTCCGTCGCGTCGGCGCAGGCCCTGTACAACCCGCGCCTGCGCCGCCGTTACCCGATCGTCGACGGCATCCCGCAACTGCTGCCGTCCTCCGGTGAACAGGTGTCCGAGGAGGAGCACGAGAAACTGCTCCAGCGAAGGGCGCCATAAGGTCTGCCGCCATGACAGACGCCCCACAACGCGCCTCCGCCACAGATGCCCCACGGATGCCTCCATGACGGACAACACGGGCAAGCGTGACGGACGCGGCACGACGGGCGCGGCACGACGGAGACCCGCACGACGCGCACCCCACGACGGACGGCCCCGAAGGGGAGGCCTCACCGACGGCCTCCGAAGCGGAGGCCCCAGGTACCGGACCGGAAACGGATGGCCCATGACCACGCTCGCCGCCCGCCTCGCTCCCTTCCTCCCGGCCCGCCTCGTCGCGGCGACCGCCCGCGCGGTCTACCCCCGCTTCGAACCGGAGCTGGCAAGGATCGCCGAGCTGTGCCCGCCCGGCTGCGGCACGGCGGTGGACATCGGCGGCTGGTACGGCCCCTGGACCCACCGGCTGTCCGCCCACGCCCGCCGGGTGGTGACGGTCGAGCCGGTCCCGCACCTGGCCCGCCTGCTCACCGCCACCGCCCCGTCCAACGTCCGGGTGATCCAGGCCGCCGCCTCGGACCGCCCCGGCACCGCCCGCCTGTGGCTGCCGGCCGACGACACCGGCGACCGGGGCGTGTCGTCCCTCGTCCGCCGGGACATCCACGCCCACGCCGTGGACGTGCGCAGCGTCGCGCTGGACGATCTGGACCTGCGGGACGTCGGCTTCGTCAAGGTGGACGTGGACGGCAGCGAACTGGCGGTGCTGCGCGGCGGGACGGCTCTGCTGACCCGCGACCGCCCGGCCCTGTTCGTCGAACTGGAGTCCCGTATCCAGCCGATCTCGCCCGTCCTGACGTATGTGGCGCTGCTCGGATATGACGGCTGGGTGCTCCCCGAGGACCGCTGGATCCCCCTCGCCGACTTCCCCCTGGAGGCCCATCAGGCCGCCACCGCACACGTCGCGTCGCACGGACTGGTACGCCGCGTCCTCCCATTACACGGTCGCACCCGATACGTCAACTCCGTGCTGTTCCTTCCGGACGGAAGGCGGCCAGGAGGGGGCCGAATGGGCGACGATGGTTCGCATGCCGTCCTCCGCAGACAACCCCACTAGCCCCTTCACCCTCGTCGAATTCCAGGTGGTCCTGCTGCGCCGCATGGCCGACCACAACGCCGACCTGGTCGACGACGCCCGCCGCGAACTGGGCGTGTCCGTCACACGGATGCAGGAGGCGAACCGGCGCTGGCAGATGCTGCTGCGCTCACCGCGCGTCCGCGCCGCCCAGAGCCGGCACCGGGCGATCCTCGGCGCACCCGAATGGACGACCTCACGCCGCATCGGCGACCTGGACTGCGAGGCCTGGCAGTGGCCGGTCCCCCTCTGGCCCGACCTGCGCTTCGAGGTGCTGCTCGCCCCGGGCGGCGCGGTCTGGAACGAGTGGCTGGTCCGCGCGCCGGACGCCAAGCCGCCCGAGCTGCACACGGTCGAGGACCTCTACCCCTGGTCCTGCACGGTCGACGAGGCGGCCCGCGCCTTCTCCCCCGCCCGCCCCATGGAGGGCTCGGCCCCCAGCCGCTGGGGCCTCGCCTTCACCGCCCCCGACACCGACGGCCATCGCCACGAGGTGGTGGCGGAGTTCACCTGGGGCCTGCTGCAACGCACGATGATCGGCGGCCGACGGGTCCTGTGAGGGGTCCGGTGACGGCGGGCGGGCCGTGCCGACGAACAAGCCGGCGCGCCCCGCCCCGCCGCCCGGGGCGGCCGCCGCCGTCACCCCCGGGCCGCCGCCAGCACCGCCGCCACGACCTTGGGCACGGACGCGGTGTGCAGCGAGAGGAACAGGTGCGGCTCGACCAGCTCCAGCTCCATCACCCGCGGCTGCCCGTCCTCGCCGTCGACCAGGTCGACGCGCGCGTACAGCAGCCCGGGAGCCCCGGGCACGGCGCCCAGCGCCCGCTCGGCGACGGCCAGTTCGGCGTCGGTCGGCCGCCACACCTCCAGCCCCGGGTGGGCGACCTTCCGCTCGTCGTACGCCGTCCCCCGCGCGAGCACGGCCCCCTTCCGGCTGGCGTGCAGCAACCGCCCGCCGAAGAACTGCAACGCTCGTTCTCCGGCCACGTCGATGCCCGTGACATACGGCTGCACCATCGCGGTGAACCCCTCGGCGTGCATGCGTTGAAGGTGCCGTACGGCGATGTCGTGCTGGTCGGGCGTGTACCGCGCGGCGAACCGCGCACCGGCGCCGGACGTCGGCTTGACGACGTACTCGCGGTCGCGGGGCAGCCCGGCCGGCTCCCCGGGCGCGACATACCGGGTCGGCACGACGGGCACCCCGGCCGCGGCCAGTTCCCCCAGGTACCGCTTGTCGACGTTCCACCGCACGACGTCCGCCGGGTTGGCCAGCCGCGTGGCCTTCCCGCAGGCCTGGACCCACTCGACGAACTCGGCCGACCGCCAGCTGTAGTCCCAGGTCGACCGGATCACGACCAGGTCGAACCCGCGCCAGTCGACCCCGGCCCGGTCCCACTCGACCCCGACGGCATCGGCCCCCGCCTCCCTCAACGCCTCGATGAGCACCGGCAGATCGGGGTCGACGCTCACCTCGGGCCCCGGACGGCAGGTGGCAAGGGCTATTCGGGCCACGGCGCTCTCCTCCTCGTACGACGCGGTCGCACGCACGTTCTTCCGACCAACAGCCCCGCAGGCTAACAATGCGACCCAGCCCGAGAACCCCGCTTGACCTTCACCTTCGGTGAAGCCTCAGCATCGGTGCGTCGGCGCCCGGAACCGGAGGAGTGCGGAGTTGGATCACCTGCTGACGATCGGCGCCTTCGCCAGGGCGTCCCGGCTCACGCCCAAGGCCCTGCGCCTGTACGACGAGCTGGACCTGCTGCGCCCGGCCCGGGTCGATCCCGGCACGGGCTACCGCTACTACGCGGCGGACCAGTTGGAACGCGCCCGCCTGGTGGCCTGGCTGCGCCGCCTGGGCATGCCCCTCGCCCGCATTCGCGAGGTGTGCGCCCTGCCGGCGCCGGACGCCGCCCGCGAGGTCCGCGCGTACTGGGCCCGTGTGGAGGCCGAGACGGCCGCACGCCGGGACCTCGCCGGAATCCTCGTCGCCCATCTGACGGCATCACCGCGAAAGGACCCCACCATGACCGCACTGCGACTGCGCTACGCCGCCCACTCCGACCGGGGCATGATCCGTCCCGCCAACCAGGACACCGCGTACGCGGGCGACCGCCTCCTCGCCGTGGCCGACGGCTACGGTCCGGCAGGCGGCCCGGCGAGCACGGCCGCCGTGGCGTGTCTGAAGACCCTGGAACGGACGGCGGAACGCTCGGCCGGCAGCGTGCTGAACCTGCTGGAGGCCGCGGTGCGGGACGCCGCCCTGGCGGTGCACGACGTCGCGGCGGACGAGGAGGCCGGCACCACCCTCACGGCCATGCTGTGGACGGGATCGAGCGTCGCGCTGGTCCACGTCGGGGACTCCCGGGCGTATCTGCTGCGCGACGGCGGCCTGTTCCGCATCACCCACGACCACACCGTCGTCCAGTCGCTGATCGACGAGGGCCGCCTGACCCCCGAGGAGGCCGCCAGCCACCCCCAACGGGCCCTGCTCCTCAACTCCCTCACGGGAACCGTCCCCGCCGCCCCGGACCTGCGCCTGCACGACGCCCACCCCGGCGACCGCTACCTCCTCTGCTCCGACGGCCTGACCGCCGTGGTCCCCGACGCCCGCATACGCGGCCTGCTCGGCACGGAACCGACCCCCGAGGAGGCCGTTCGCGCCCTGGTCGCCGCCGCGAACGACGCCGGCGGGCCCGACAACGTCAGTTGTGTGGTGGCCGACGTGACGCGGTGAGGCGCCGGAAAGCAGTGGAGCGACGGTGTGCGCCGTTACCGTGCCGGCGGCCCCTGCCGTCTGAGCGAGGACGTGCCGTTGTCCACCGTGTGAGACCTCCCGAGCGGTGAATCGTCGCGCGTCGCGCCTGTGCGCCGCGCTCCTTCATGTCGCGCCCCAGGTACGTCCCGCCGCCGTGCCGAACCTCCACCAGGCCCGCACCTCCGGCACCACGACGGCCTGCTTCACCACGCCCGGCTGACGCCCGGCCCGACGCCGACTCCCGCCACCGTCGCCCTCACCACCCCGCCACCGCGAGCGCTTCTTCCGGCAGCCGATGATGTAGGGAGGGATCGTGGTGGCGTGGTCCCCGCGGTGGTGTGGCCGGTGACGGTCGTGCCCGGTTTCGGCCGGCCCTCACCGACGCAAGCCCTGACCCGCGCGGACCCTCATCCGCGAGACCGCGCGGGCCACCGGCGCACCACGGCCACGACGACGGCTCAGACGACGACCAAGGAGTACGCAGCGTGTCCCCACTCTTCCCGGCGCTGAACCGAGGACCGGCCGAGCGGCCCGCCCTGACCTTCGGCGGCCGCTCCCTGACGTACGCGCGGCTGGCCGCCGCGTCCGGCGCCGTCGCCGAGCGGATCCGCACCGCCGGCCGCGTGGCCGTCTGGGCGACCCCGGTCCTGGAGACGGCCGTCGCCACCGTCGGCGCCCTGACCGCGGGAGCGGCCGCCGTGCCGCTGAACCCGAAGTCCGGTGAGCGGGAACTGGGGCACATCCTGGCCGACAGCGCCCCGGACGCCGTACTCACCGCCCCCGGCGCCGAACTCCCCGCGGCGCTCGCCGGCCTGCCGCGCATCGACGTCGACGTCCGGGCGACCGGCCCCGTCCTGCCGGACGACGCCGACGACGAGGCCCCGGCCCTGATCGTCTACACCTCCGGCACCACCGGCCCGCCCAAGGGCGCCGTCATCCCCCGCCGGGCGATCGCCGCGACCCTGGACGCGCTCGCCGACGCCTGGCAGTGGACCGGCGACGACGTGCTCGTGCACGCGCTGCCGCTGTTCCATGTGCACGGCCTGGTCCTGGGCGTCCTCGGCCCGCTGCGGCGCGGCGGGTCCGTGCGCCACCTCGGCCGGTTCAGCCCCGAGGGTGTCGCCCGCGAGCTCGGCGCCGGCGCGACGATGCTCTTCGGCGTGCCGACGATGTACCACCGCGTCGCGGAGGCCTTCCCCGCCGACCAGGAACTGGTGAAGGCGCTGGCCGGGGCGCGGCTGCTGGTCTCCGGCTCGGCCGCGCTGCCCGTGCACGACCACGAGCGGATCGCGTCCGCCACCGGCCGCCGGGTGATCGAGCGGTACGGCATGACCGAGACGCTGATGAACACCAGCGTCCGCGCCGACGGCGAGGCCCGCCCCGGCACCGTCGGCGTCCCGCTGCCCGGCGTCCGGCTGCGGCTGGTGGAGGACGACGGGACGCCCATCGCGGCGTACGACGGCGAGACCGTGGGCGAGATCCAGGTGCGCGGCCCCAACCTGTTCACCGGGTACCTGAACCGGCCCGACGCGACCGCCGCCGCCTTCACCGCCGACGGCTGGTTCCGCACCGGCGACATGGCGGTGCGCGACCCCGACGGCTACGTCCGGATCGTCGGCCGCAAGGCCACCGACCTGATCAAGAGCGGCGGCTACAAGATCGGCGCCGGTGAGATCGAGAACGCGCTGCTGGAGCACCCCGGGGTGCGTGAGGCCGCCGTCACCGGGGAACCCGACGCCGACCTCGGCGAGCGGATCGTCGCCTGGATCGTCCCGGCAGACCCCCAGGCGCCGCCCGGACTGGAGGAGCTGGCCGGCCACGTGGCCCGCCGCCTCGCCCCGCACAAGCGGCCGCGGGTCGTCCACCACCTCGACGCGCTCCCCCGCAACGACATGGGGAAGATCATGAAGCGGGCGCTGGGCGGCCATGCCTGAGCGCCCGTCCGCCCGCGCGGCCATCGCCCTCGTCACCGACGCGTTCAGCGAACTGCCGTCTCCGGCGCGGCGGGCCCGGCCCGACGGCCCCCTCGCCTGGGACGGTTACGACGCCTCCCGCGCCCGCGCCGCCGAGCGCACCGGCGAGGACGAGTCCGTCGTCTGCGGCACCGCCCGGGTCGAGGGCACCCCGGCCGTCCTGATCGCCTTCGAGTTCGGCTACCTCGGCGGCTCGCTCGGGGAACGCACCGGCGACCGGCTGGAGTCGGCGTACATCCACGCCCGCGAGCACCGGCTGCCGGTCGTCGCGCTGATCGCCACCGGTGGCAGCCGGATGCAGGAGGGCATGGTCGCGCTGAGCCAACTCCAGCGGGTGGCACGGCAGTCGGCGCTCACCCGGGAGGCCGGGCTGCCGCAGCTCGCCGTGGTGCGGGACCCCACCACCGGCGGCGGCTGGGCCACCCTCGGCGCGGGTGCCGACGTGATCCTCGCGCTGCCCGGCGCCCAGGTCGGCTTCGCGGGTTCCCGGGTCCGCCCGGCCGACGCGGACCCGGCGGCGTACACGGCGGAGGCCCAGGTGGCGGCAGGCGCCGCCGACGC
This region of Streptomyces chromofuscus genomic DNA includes:
- a CDS encoding ATP-grasp domain-containing protein, with translation MARIALATCRPGPEVSVDPDLPVLIEALREAGADAVGVEWDRAGVDWRGFDLVVIRSTWDYSWRSAEFVEWVQACGKATRLANPADVVRWNVDKRYLGELAAAGVPVVPTRYVAPGEPAGLPRDREYVVKPTSGAGARFAARYTPDQHDIAVRHLQRMHAEGFTAMVQPYVTGIDVAGERALQFFGGRLLHASRKGAVLARGTAYDERKVAHPGLEVWRPTDAELAVAERALGAVPGAPGLLYARVDLVDGEDGQPRVMELELVEPHLFLSLHTASVPKVVAAVLAAARG
- a CDS encoding condensation protein, which gives rise to MTALDDATPRPAVRIPFPVVDEVARHCLQDEEPETVHIEVHLPGPLDPPRLCTAFTEALRHHPRILMREAPGPWYRRRYEWELTEGPDVEVVGFPLPGRDALRDARTRALTQAPPLALSPPVRLDVVSTPGPPGTGSVLLLTINHTALDGPACLRVVATAAELYGGRDNSPAAPPLRTARPEPPTGTTPSTWSRPARVAPGTPDPSPGNGLIVSDLAVPHRPRGAPYTVNDQLMVATALTLARWNREHGGASPRPVRITMPVDDRPRDTTMPIGNGTRLVEVPFAPGELAGHDRDMPALLHRTAVRTRALKSLPRPQLGHGAAFLTAPVLPVPWRAALTRGLRRAAAPWTSTTLLSNIGRNPYPLDFGAEAGRAHAVWFSAPARMPRGLTFTTASTAGRLHLALRWSRSLLGPGDGARLRDLFEQYLHMTEVPR
- a CDS encoding MerR family transcriptional regulator, whose amino-acid sequence is MLTIGAFARASRLTPKALRLYDELDLLRPARVDPGTGYRYYAADQLERARLVAWLRRLGMPLARIREVCALPAPDAAREVRAYWARVEAETAARRDLAGILVAHLTASPRKDPTMTALRLRYAAHSDRGMIRPANQDTAYAGDRLLAVADGYGPAGGPASTAAVACLKTLERTAERSAGSVLNLLEAAVRDAALAVHDVAADEEAGTTLTAMLWTGSSVALVHVGDSRAYLLRDGGLFRITHDHTVVQSLIDEGRLTPEEAASHPQRALLLNSLTGTVPAAPDLRLHDAHPGDRYLLCSDGLTAVVPDARIRGLLGTEPTPEEAVRALVAAANDAGGPDNVSCVVADVTR
- a CDS encoding FkbM family methyltransferase, yielding MTTLAARLAPFLPARLVAATARAVYPRFEPELARIAELCPPGCGTAVDIGGWYGPWTHRLSAHARRVVTVEPVPHLARLLTATAPSNVRVIQAAASDRPGTARLWLPADDTGDRGVSSLVRRDIHAHAVDVRSVALDDLDLRDVGFVKVDVDGSELAVLRGGTALLTRDRPALFVELESRIQPISPVLTYVALLGYDGWVLPEDRWIPLADFPLEAHQAATAHVASHGLVRRVLPLHGRTRYVNSVLFLPDGRRPGGGRMGDDGSHAVLRRQPH
- a CDS encoding class I SAM-dependent methyltransferase, translated to MTTAAPPGDLRDFYENPGVPVASGTPRSLRQARMLATALGASGTPSLVLDIGCGDGTAAATAAPLLPGHRIVGVDWSQDALTRARSRLSYAVRGELTGGGLPLRTGVADAVLFSEVVEHLVDPDAALEEIRRVLRPGGHLMLSTPNLAAWYNRGLLLAGVQPVFSEVSLRAVHGRPGREVVGHLRLYTARALREFVAAAGFEVVRLEGAPFHGVPRPLRALDRLACARPPLASILLLHARRT
- a CDS encoding Trm112 family protein, giving the protein MSSSPSPDDRLFLSILACPLDKGPLHLVPPDGSVASAQALYNPRLRRRYPIVDGIPQLLPSSGEQVSEEEHEKLLQRRAP
- a CDS encoding acyl-CoA synthetase, whose protein sequence is MSPLFPALNRGPAERPALTFGGRSLTYARLAAASGAVAERIRTAGRVAVWATPVLETAVATVGALTAGAAAVPLNPKSGERELGHILADSAPDAVLTAPGAELPAALAGLPRIDVDVRATGPVLPDDADDEAPALIVYTSGTTGPPKGAVIPRRAIAATLDALADAWQWTGDDVLVHALPLFHVHGLVLGVLGPLRRGGSVRHLGRFSPEGVARELGAGATMLFGVPTMYHRVAEAFPADQELVKALAGARLLVSGSAALPVHDHERIASATGRRVIERYGMTETLMNTSVRADGEARPGTVGVPLPGVRLRLVEDDGTPIAAYDGETVGEIQVRGPNLFTGYLNRPDATAAAFTADGWFRTGDMAVRDPDGYVRIVGRKATDLIKSGGYKIGAGEIENALLEHPGVREAAVTGEPDADLGERIVAWIVPADPQAPPGLEELAGHVARRLAPHKRPRVVHHLDALPRNDMGKIMKRALGGHA